Proteins found in one Trueperella pyogenes genomic segment:
- a CDS encoding LytR C-terminal domain-containing protein — protein sequence MRIAAYIGYIGKVSSNVRAEYKKRTQQRQTVVFGSIIAIMAVLLVLGTLTWSGLLPFPFEREFSKAPDTNAIVCPIDGAGHVDPTTITAKVFNSSNRSGLAGSVATSLSTAGVVVSETANWAGDKFLEPVRIYTSSDGVTSAYTLRAYFPDATVHIDPNITNQVVEVVLGSGYTEMVASPTKEQLTEAMAPIKGCTPLADFEE from the coding sequence GTGCGCATTGCCGCCTATATCGGCTACATTGGGAAGGTGAGTTCTAACGTCCGCGCCGAGTACAAGAAGCGCACGCAACAGCGCCAAACTGTTGTTTTTGGTTCGATCATCGCCATCATGGCGGTGCTCCTCGTTTTGGGCACGTTAACGTGGTCCGGCCTGCTCCCGTTTCCGTTTGAGCGTGAGTTCTCCAAGGCACCCGATACCAACGCAATTGTGTGCCCGATCGATGGGGCTGGGCATGTGGACCCAACCACTATCACCGCTAAGGTCTTTAACTCGAGTAACCGATCTGGGCTGGCAGGCAGCGTGGCGACGTCGTTGTCCACGGCTGGCGTCGTTGTTTCAGAGACGGCGAATTGGGCGGGCGATAAGTTCTTGGAGCCGGTTCGGATTTATACGAGTTCCGACGGCGTGACGAGCGCCTACACCCTGCGCGCATACTTCCCAGATGCCACAGTCCACATCGATCCGAATATCACCAATCAGGTGGTGGAGGTCGTGCTCGGTTCGGGTTATACGGAGATGGTGGCTTCTCCCACCAAAGAGCAGCTGACTGAGGCGATGGCGCCGATTAAGGGATGCACGCCGTTGGCAGATTTCGAGGAGTAA